From a single Flavobacteriales bacterium genomic region:
- a CDS encoding IS110 family transposase: protein MKHWIGIDVSSATLDFALLDEHGVHLESLQVSNGRTAVMTLMNSWKKRYGVDTGECLVCLEPTGHYTLMLLNLIVEQHWHAWLAHPLDIQKSMGIKRVKNDKVDALRIAQYARTFREKTRLFTAQNLKLDKLKHLLTRRQHLVRVRAMYKKHLSDLNRYMDKDIKKAFDQLDKRLIVASDRAVIRVEQLIMAQIKADDITSEQYNLLLTIPGVGPQLASYLIALTDGFHRFTNPRELACHAGVAPFERSSGSSIRGRTQVSHQANKILKTMLHMAALANVQREGELKVYFQRKVSEGKKPILVVNAVRNKIIHCVCAVIRNNRPYEQRQLVQN from the coding sequence ATGAAGCATTGGATCGGTATCGATGTGAGCAGTGCAACCTTGGATTTCGCATTGCTCGATGAACACGGTGTTCACTTGGAGAGCTTGCAAGTAAGCAATGGTCGTACAGCCGTAATGACGCTAATGAACAGCTGGAAGAAACGATACGGAGTTGACACCGGGGAATGCCTAGTGTGTTTGGAACCTACCGGGCACTATACGTTGATGTTGCTTAATCTGATCGTGGAGCAGCACTGGCATGCTTGGTTGGCGCACCCGCTCGATATACAAAAGAGCATGGGCATCAAGCGTGTGAAGAACGACAAAGTGGACGCTTTGCGGATCGCGCAATACGCACGCACATTTCGAGAGAAAACACGTTTGTTCACAGCACAGAACCTCAAGCTCGATAAACTCAAGCACCTGCTCACACGTAGGCAACACTTGGTTCGCGTCAGAGCCATGTACAAGAAGCATCTCTCGGACCTGAACCGCTACATGGACAAGGACATTAAAAAGGCGTTCGACCAACTTGACAAGCGTTTGATCGTTGCTTCGGATCGTGCCGTGATACGCGTAGAGCAACTGATCATGGCACAGATCAAAGCCGATGATATAACCAGTGAACAATACAACCTGTTGCTCACGATCCCCGGCGTAGGCCCACAATTAGCGAGCTATTTGATCGCGCTCACCGATGGCTTCCATCGATTTACGAACCCACGCGAACTGGCATGTCATGCTGGTGTAGCTCCATTTGAGCGTAGTTCTGGTAGCAGTATTCGCGGACGAACGCAAGTATCACATCAAGCCAACAAGATCCTTAAGACCATGCTCCACATGGCTGCACTTGCCAACGTGCAACGCGAAGGAGAATTAAAGGTCTACTTCCAACGCAAAGTATCTGAAGGCAAGAAGCCGATATTGGTTGTCAATGCGGTCCGTAATAAGATCATCCATTGTGTTTGCGCCGTGATCCGCAACAACCGGCCCTATGAGCAGCGGCAATTAGTGCAGAATTGA
- a CDS encoding ORF6N domain-containing protein, with amino-acid sequence MLDRNLAELYDVPTKALKQAVRRNLDRFPDDFMFEMNKEEFEHGAVSKEAALFILLKSRWKLILTTRFG; translated from the coding sequence ATGTTGGACCGCAATCTTGCAGAACTTTACGATGTACCGACCAAGGCGCTCAAGCAGGCCGTTCGGCGTAACCTTGACCGCTTTCCGGACGACTTCATGTTCGAGATGAACAAAGAAGAGTTCGAACATGGGGCTGTCTCAAAAGAGGCAGCCCTTTTCATTTTGTTGAAAAGCCGTTGGAAGTTGATCTTGACAACTCGTTTTGGGTGA
- a CDS encoding T9SS type A sorting domain-containing protein — protein sequence MNNITKFGFSAALIGLSVSVFAQSQSPRIFVVEEATQASCPPCAALNPALHSLLNANSTKSLLVAYQVWWPGVDAMYNDNIPEVQSRINTYYPDVNSAPGVIVNGSSGAQSTSYVTQARINTRYAESSEIDITLNASITGTMLTITGSLYATQAVTGDLKLRLIITEKEVLEFELAFPGSNTETEFAHVFKKFVNGPAGISLSNSWNPGDSYTINETFDLSTLNIYHYPDLEVVALVQDDDDKFILQAAVVDHLHITLPNTNTASINWMYSLPARVCAGPNDIAPIVKLKNTGNDSLTSVAINYSVNGGTPAVYNWTGSLSPLEREYVTLPSMNFEAVTSNIVNATTSNPNGAADDDTSDDSYDADPIDLAPTSDNWVTVKVRTDGWGNEVYWEVRNSGGTVVMSGGNPNVGTTNIGIGTGAPAAHPNAYGNNTLYEIVVPIDASDCYTYHITDFYGDGLLTGGYFRVYDNANTQIIGGSGSYTEVIDVYNGVQYVGIDEIAVANSLTLFPNPVADMATISFDLNENAKAFVEVLALTGQAVYTQNFGSLASGAHIKTLDLSSLSNGAYMVRITFNDQVVNTKITVAH from the coding sequence ATGAATAACATTACGAAGTTCGGTTTTTCTGCAGCGCTGATCGGCTTGTCCGTATCGGTGTTTGCCCAATCTCAATCGCCGCGCATATTCGTGGTGGAAGAAGCGACCCAGGCTTCCTGCCCACCTTGTGCAGCACTTAATCCTGCATTGCATTCACTTCTGAATGCAAACTCCACTAAAAGCCTACTCGTGGCCTATCAGGTCTGGTGGCCTGGAGTAGATGCGATGTATAATGACAACATTCCCGAAGTGCAATCACGCATCAATACCTACTACCCCGATGTGAACAGTGCGCCAGGAGTTATAGTGAATGGTTCATCCGGTGCGCAGTCCACCTCCTATGTTACGCAAGCACGCATCAACACCAGGTATGCAGAGTCATCGGAAATTGACATTACATTGAATGCTTCCATCACGGGCACTATGCTCACCATCACTGGTTCACTTTACGCTACGCAAGCTGTAACCGGCGACCTGAAATTGCGTTTGATCATTACAGAAAAGGAAGTGCTGGAATTCGAACTGGCTTTCCCAGGCTCCAATACAGAAACCGAATTCGCTCACGTGTTCAAGAAGTTCGTGAATGGTCCTGCTGGGATCTCATTGAGCAATAGCTGGAACCCAGGCGATAGCTACACGATCAATGAAACATTCGACCTGAGCACATTGAATATCTACCACTACCCGGACCTGGAAGTAGTTGCGTTGGTGCAGGACGATGACGATAAATTCATTCTTCAAGCTGCTGTTGTGGATCACTTGCATATCACCCTGCCGAACACGAATACAGCTTCCATCAATTGGATGTACAGTCTTCCTGCAAGGGTATGTGCAGGACCCAATGACATTGCACCTATCGTTAAGTTGAAGAATACCGGTAATGATAGTTTGACCTCGGTTGCGATCAACTACAGTGTGAATGGCGGAACCCCTGCGGTCTACAATTGGACGGGCTCATTGTCACCGTTGGAGCGGGAATATGTTACGCTACCAAGTATGAATTTCGAAGCAGTAACTTCCAATATTGTGAATGCAACCACCTCGAACCCGAACGGTGCTGCCGACGACGACACTTCGGATGATAGCTATGATGCCGATCCGATCGATCTGGCACCTACCTCTGATAACTGGGTGACCGTGAAAGTACGTACGGATGGCTGGGGAAATGAAGTGTATTGGGAGGTCCGCAACAGCGGTGGAACGGTGGTCATGTCCGGTGGTAACCCGAATGTTGGAACCACCAATATCGGTATAGGTACAGGGGCTCCTGCAGCTCACCCGAATGCATACGGTAACAACACATTGTACGAGATCGTTGTACCAATTGATGCTTCGGATTGCTACACTTACCATATCACCGACTTTTACGGCGATGGGCTCTTGACCGGAGGATACTTCAGGGTTTACGACAACGCCAATACGCAGATCATCGGCGGGTCTGGATCCTACACGGAAGTTATTGACGTTTACAACGGAGTTCAATATGTGGGTATCGATGAGATCGCTGTTGCGAACTCACTCACTTTGTTCCCGAACCCTGTTGCAGATATGGCTACCATTTCCTTCGATCTGAATGAGAATGCGAAAGCTTTTGTTGAAGTGTTGGCGCTTACTGGCCAAGCAGTTTACACACAGAACTTCGGATCACTAGCTTCTGGTGCACACATCAAGACTTTGGACCTTTCTTCATTGAGTAATGGTGCCTACATGGTACGCATCACCTTCAATGATCAAGTGGTGAACACCAAGATCACGGTGGCTCACTAA
- a CDS encoding succinylglutamate desuccinylase/aspartoacylase family protein has product MPRSKKTSGPTACKLVQVLGESIKPGEHVTLDMQVAKLYTRTQVDIPVVVHRAKEEGPTILIMAALHGDEVTGIEIARRMLVALQRRPLDRGTLIAIPVLNVFGFLAMQREMPDGRDLNRCFPGSAQGSLAARLAHTLVKDVMPAADVVIDLHAGGAHRMNYPQVRYTQGDKHALDLARLFDPPVILRAKQIAGTLRSHLANKDKPYLLFEGGASKQFDDLTREEGVRGISRVLMGLNMWDQIPRTARGAQELTSSKWIRANDSGLLDIIVTNGAEVKKGDVLAYINDPYGKSLNKIRAPFNGQIICVNTSPVVNQGDALFHLGRSI; this is encoded by the coding sequence ATGCCACGCTCAAAAAAGACCTCCGGCCCAACAGCCTGTAAACTTGTACAAGTACTCGGTGAGAGTATCAAGCCAGGCGAACATGTTACGTTGGACATGCAAGTGGCCAAGTTGTATACCCGCACGCAGGTCGATATCCCCGTTGTAGTTCACCGTGCAAAGGAAGAGGGGCCTACGATCCTGATCATGGCGGCATTGCATGGGGATGAAGTAACCGGCATAGAGATCGCTCGGCGCATGCTCGTGGCTTTGCAACGGAGGCCATTGGACCGTGGTACGTTGATCGCGATCCCGGTATTGAATGTATTCGGCTTCTTGGCCATGCAACGCGAAATGCCTGATGGCCGTGATCTGAACCGCTGCTTTCCAGGTAGTGCACAGGGCTCGTTGGCCGCAAGGTTGGCGCATACGCTCGTAAAAGACGTGATGCCCGCAGCAGATGTTGTGATCGACCTGCATGCCGGTGGTGCCCACCGAATGAACTACCCCCAAGTGCGCTATACACAAGGCGACAAACATGCGTTGGACCTTGCACGCTTGTTCGATCCACCTGTGATCCTGCGAGCAAAGCAGATCGCGGGTACGTTGCGGAGCCATTTGGCGAACAAGGACAAACCCTATTTGCTGTTCGAAGGCGGGGCATCCAAACAATTCGATGACCTGACCAGAGAGGAAGGGGTTCGTGGCATCAGCAGAGTGCTGATGGGTTTGAACATGTGGGACCAAATACCCAGGACCGCACGTGGTGCGCAGGAGTTGACCAGCTCAAAATGGATCCGGGCCAACGACTCCGGGCTTCTGGATATCATCGTAACCAATGGTGCGGAAGTGAAGAAAGGGGACGTATTGGCCTATATCAACGATCCCTATGGTAAATCATTGAATAAAATACGGGCACCCTTCAACGGTCAGATCATATGCGTGAACACTTCTCCCGTGGTGAACCAAGGTGATGCGCTTTTTCATTTGGGGCGCAGCATCTAG
- a CDS encoding endonuclease → MALLIMIGCGVPANGSKVSEVSPVPDGGNEVELVSIAGQRIFSYNVENLFDTKADRSINDQDFTPEGKLNWTNERYKTKLEHLAEAISWTGSELPILISLEEVENRQVVEDLARTLPLKGYSIVHHDSPDERGIDVALLVRDGYTQVLSEEALSVTIHGDRTRDVLYVELGLAKGEILHVLVSHWPSRHGGQENSEPKRMAAANAVRQKVDDILTKDANAQIMIMGDLNDSPSDRSVKEGLGAVCDLSATADLFDLMCIDTPKGHGSYNYQGKWSYLDQMIVSRAFLPKVKGAKALWDDRLLFEHPRNGKSPDRTYAGDRYKGGYSDHLPVVLELN, encoded by the coding sequence ATGGCCCTGCTCATAATGATCGGCTGCGGGGTTCCGGCCAATGGCAGCAAGGTTTCCGAAGTGTCACCTGTTCCTGATGGAGGGAATGAGGTTGAACTAGTATCGATCGCAGGCCAGCGGATCTTTAGCTATAACGTGGAAAATCTCTTCGATACCAAGGCTGATCGATCGATCAACGATCAGGACTTTACGCCAGAGGGTAAATTGAATTGGACCAACGAGCGGTACAAGACCAAGCTGGAGCATCTAGCAGAGGCGATCTCCTGGACCGGAAGCGAATTGCCCATACTGATCAGCTTGGAGGAGGTAGAGAACAGGCAAGTGGTCGAGGACCTTGCGCGGACACTGCCGCTAAAGGGATATTCGATCGTCCATCACGATTCGCCGGATGAACGCGGGATCGATGTGGCCCTGCTTGTAAGGGATGGATATACGCAAGTGCTGAGCGAGGAGGCGTTGAGTGTTACGATCCATGGCGATAGGACCCGCGACGTTCTGTACGTTGAATTGGGCTTAGCGAAAGGGGAGATACTCCATGTGTTGGTGAGCCACTGGCCAAGTCGGCATGGAGGGCAGGAGAACAGCGAACCGAAACGCATGGCAGCTGCGAACGCGGTTCGGCAAAAAGTAGATGATATTCTTACCAAGGATGCGAATGCACAGATCATGATCATGGGCGACCTCAATGATAGCCCTTCTGACCGGAGCGTGAAAGAAGGCCTCGGTGCAGTTTGCGATCTTAGCGCCACGGCTGATCTATTCGACTTGATGTGCATTGATACGCCTAAGGGTCATGGGTCCTACAATTACCAAGGCAAATGGTCCTATTTGGATCAGATGATCGTAAGCCGGGCTTTTCTACCCAAAGTGAAAGGCGCCAAGGCCTTGTGGGATGATCGCCTCTTATTCGAACATCCGCGTAACGGGAAAAGCCCGGATAGAACTTACGCTGGCGATAGATACAAAGGCGGGTACAGCGATCACCTGCCAGTGGTACTGGAGCTGAATTAA
- a CDS encoding DUF853 family protein yields the protein MRDTAKFAQTINEGNTFKGDSILLGGALLNGEVPSNAYVRVPLRTMNRHGLICGSTGSGKTKTLQVISEQLSLKGVPVLLMDVKGDLSGIAAPGNPHPKIDERHAKLGFAYEPQAMPVELLTLSNEPGARLRATVSEFGPVLLGRILELNDTQGSILSLIFKYCDDNALPLLDIKDLRRMLQFVTGEGKDQIEKEYGQVSSASVNVIMRKLIEIEQQGAEVFFGERSFDAEDLLMTKNGKGIVHIVRLVDIQGKPRLFSTFMLSLLAEIYAKFPEVGDPEKPKLVIFIDEAHLIFDTATKALLEQIETIIKLIRSKGVGIYFCTQDPSDVPESVLGQLGLKVQHSLRAFTAKDRTTIKKTAQNYPITEFYDTEELITSLGIGEALVTALSEKGNPTPLAHTLLRAPLSRMDVLSELEINRLVASSTLVKKYNEEIDRESAFEILEKRLKDHVEVEAEENISTPLDERKRKEEKEEPSTLEKLSKNTMVRQIGRTASSVLMRGLLGWLGVKPKRR from the coding sequence ATGAGAGACACAGCCAAATTCGCTCAGACGATCAATGAAGGGAATACGTTCAAGGGCGATAGCATTTTATTGGGAGGGGCGCTTTTGAACGGCGAAGTACCGTCGAACGCATACGTACGCGTGCCGCTTCGCACGATGAACCGGCATGGACTGATCTGCGGTTCTACAGGCAGCGGAAAGACCAAAACATTGCAAGTGATCAGTGAGCAACTTTCGCTGAAAGGTGTTCCTGTATTGCTTATGGATGTTAAAGGCGATCTGAGCGGGATAGCAGCCCCTGGGAATCCTCACCCAAAGATCGATGAACGCCATGCCAAATTGGGATTTGCCTATGAACCGCAGGCCATGCCAGTGGAATTACTGACACTTAGTAACGAACCAGGTGCGCGATTGCGTGCTACGGTGAGCGAATTTGGCCCTGTCCTGCTTGGGCGCATTCTGGAATTGAACGATACGCAAGGCAGTATCCTTTCACTGATCTTCAAGTATTGCGATGATAATGCCTTGCCCTTGCTCGATATCAAGGATCTGCGCCGAATGCTCCAATTCGTTACCGGCGAAGGCAAGGACCAGATCGAAAAAGAATACGGACAGGTTTCTTCTGCATCGGTGAATGTGATCATGCGTAAGCTGATCGAGATCGAACAACAAGGCGCCGAGGTGTTTTTCGGCGAGCGTAGTTTCGATGCGGAAGACCTGCTAATGACAAAGAATGGTAAAGGTATAGTACACATCGTGCGATTAGTTGATATTCAAGGAAAACCGCGCCTTTTCAGTACGTTCATGCTTTCTCTGCTAGCAGAGATCTACGCAAAATTCCCGGAGGTCGGCGATCCAGAAAAGCCGAAACTGGTGATCTTCATCGATGAAGCGCATTTGATCTTCGACACAGCGACCAAAGCGCTATTGGAGCAGATCGAGACCATCATAAAACTGATCCGATCAAAAGGTGTGGGCATCTATTTCTGCACACAGGATCCGAGCGATGTTCCGGAAAGCGTCCTAGGTCAATTGGGATTGAAGGTGCAACACTCGCTACGCGCCTTTACGGCCAAGGACCGCACCACGATCAAGAAAACTGCGCAGAATTATCCGATCACTGAATTCTATGATACCGAAGAACTCATTACATCACTTGGTATCGGAGAAGCCTTGGTGACGGCATTGAGCGAAAAGGGAAACCCTACGCCACTCGCGCATACTTTGCTACGTGCGCCATTGTCGCGAATGGATGTCTTAAGCGAATTGGAGATCAATAGGTTGGTTGCAAGTAGTACGCTTGTGAAGAAATACAACGAAGAGATCGATCGTGAAAGCGCGTTCGAGATCCTGGAGAAACGGTTAAAGGACCATGTGGAAGTTGAGGCAGAGGAGAACATCTCGACTCCGCTCGATGAACGAAAAAGGAAGGAAGAAAAAGAAGAGCCCAGCACACTGGAGAAGCTCAGCAAGAACACAATGGTGCGCCAGATCGGTAGAACTGCGTCCTCAGTGTTGATGCGTGGGTTGCTTGGGTGGCTCGGTGTTAAACCAAAACGTCGGTGA
- a CDS encoding DoxX family protein, translating to MLLNSESINEDLGMLFLRLSTGGTIFWLHGWPKLMAFSQVAENFADPFGLGSTVSLILILLAEVLCGALVVLGLWTRIATIPLIIAMAVIVFMVKADAPFKESELAFVYLASFVALLFAGSGRYSVDRIRFG from the coding sequence ATGTTGCTCAATAGTGAATCCATCAACGAAGACCTGGGAATGCTTTTTCTGCGTTTATCCACAGGAGGTACTATTTTCTGGCTCCACGGTTGGCCCAAGCTGATGGCATTCTCCCAAGTGGCCGAAAATTTTGCGGATCCTTTTGGTCTGGGTTCCACCGTGTCATTGATCCTGATCCTTTTGGCGGAAGTGCTTTGCGGTGCATTGGTCGTTCTCGGATTATGGACGCGCATTGCCACTATTCCATTGATCATTGCGATGGCCGTGATCGTTTTCATGGTGAAAGCCGATGCTCCATTCAAAGAATCCGAATTAGCGTTCGTTTACCTCGCATCATTCGTGGCATTGCTCTTTGCAGGTAGCGGTCGGTATTCCGTGGATCGGATCAGATTCGGTTGA
- the thrS gene encoding threonine--tRNA ligase has product MKINVTLPDGTVREYEQGVTALDVAKSISEGLARNVLSAKVNGEVRDADRPLPGDCSLALLTWNDDDGKATMWHSSAHLMAEALEALYPGTKFGIGPPIENGFYYDIDLGERTIGEGEFAAIEAKMKELASKKLTFKRKEISKADAITYFKEKGDEYKLELIDGLTDGEITLYTQGNFTDLCRGPHIPNTGFIKAAKVMSVAGAYWRGDETRKQLTRLYGITFPKQKELDEYLVLLEEAKKRDHRKLGKELDLFTFSDKVGPGLPLWMPKGTALRERLINFMKVAQEESGYELVSTPHIAHKDLYVTSGHYEKYGKDSFQAIKTPHEGEEFFLKPMNCPHHCEIYKSRPHSYKELPIRYAEFGTVYRYEQSGELHGLTRVRGFTQDDAHLFCRPDQVKDEFIKVIDLVLKVFKALNLPNYEAQISLRDKVDRAKYIGSDANWEKAEAAIIEASAEKGLKTVIEYGEAAFYGPKLDFMVKDAIGRRWQLGTIQVDYNLPERFELEYVGSDNLKHRPVMIHRAPFGSLERFVAVLIEHFAGRFPLWLAPEQAILLPISDKFNGACIDVARMLKSSDIRASVDERNEKIGRKIRDAELAKSPFMLIIGEKEATDGTISVREHGQGDLGVMTPAAFTELVNARIKLQQGISD; this is encoded by the coding sequence ATGAAGATCAATGTTACCCTACCGGACGGCACCGTCCGAGAATACGAACAAGGCGTTACGGCCTTGGACGTGGCCAAGAGCATCAGCGAAGGTCTTGCAAGAAATGTACTGAGCGCCAAAGTGAATGGCGAAGTGCGTGATGCCGATCGCCCGCTACCCGGCGATTGCAGTCTTGCACTATTAACGTGGAATGATGATGATGGTAAGGCCACCATGTGGCACTCATCCGCTCACCTTATGGCCGAAGCCTTGGAAGCACTCTATCCGGGTACCAAATTCGGTATTGGGCCGCCCATTGAGAACGGGTTCTATTACGATATTGACTTAGGTGAGCGTACTATAGGGGAAGGCGAATTCGCGGCCATCGAAGCCAAGATGAAAGAGCTGGCCTCCAAGAAACTCACCTTTAAGCGCAAGGAGATCTCCAAAGCCGATGCCATTACCTATTTCAAAGAGAAGGGTGATGAATACAAGTTGGAGTTGATCGACGGGTTGACCGACGGAGAGATCACACTGTACACCCAAGGTAATTTCACAGACCTCTGCCGCGGCCCTCATATTCCGAACACCGGTTTCATTAAAGCAGCCAAGGTCATGTCAGTTGCTGGTGCATACTGGCGCGGCGACGAGACCCGCAAACAATTAACACGTCTTTATGGCATCACCTTCCCGAAACAGAAGGAGCTGGACGAGTATCTGGTTCTGCTTGAAGAAGCCAAAAAACGCGATCATCGGAAATTGGGTAAGGAGCTGGACCTGTTCACATTCAGCGATAAAGTGGGTCCAGGATTACCCTTGTGGATGCCCAAAGGCACTGCATTGCGGGAACGATTGATCAACTTCATGAAAGTCGCTCAAGAAGAAAGCGGCTACGAATTAGTGAGCACTCCTCACATTGCGCATAAAGACCTCTACGTGACCAGTGGGCACTACGAAAAATACGGGAAGGACAGTTTCCAGGCGATCAAGACCCCGCATGAAGGCGAGGAATTCTTCCTGAAGCCGATGAACTGCCCGCACCATTGTGAGATCTATAAGAGCCGTCCGCATAGTTATAAGGAACTACCTATCCGTTATGCTGAGTTTGGCACTGTATATCGGTATGAGCAAAGTGGCGAATTACACGGTCTTACCCGTGTAAGGGGATTCACACAGGACGATGCCCATTTGTTCTGTCGCCCGGATCAAGTAAAGGATGAGTTCATCAAGGTCATTGATCTGGTACTGAAGGTATTCAAGGCTCTGAACCTGCCGAACTATGAAGCCCAGATCAGCTTACGGGATAAGGTGGACCGTGCGAAATACATTGGCAGCGATGCAAATTGGGAAAAGGCTGAAGCCGCGATCATTGAGGCCAGCGCTGAAAAAGGACTGAAAACCGTGATCGAATACGGCGAAGCGGCATTCTACGGACCCAAATTGGATTTTATGGTCAAGGACGCCATTGGTAGACGTTGGCAATTAGGAACCATCCAAGTGGATTATAACCTGCCCGAGCGTTTCGAGTTGGAATACGTTGGTAGTGACAACCTGAAACACCGTCCGGTCATGATCCACCGTGCGCCTTTTGGCAGCTTGGAACGGTTCGTTGCGGTGTTGATCGAGCACTTCGCAGGAAGGTTCCCGTTGTGGCTTGCACCAGAGCAGGCTATACTGCTTCCGATCAGCGATAAATTCAACGGAGCGTGCATTGATGTGGCCCGTATGCTTAAAAGTTCCGATATTCGCGCCTCCGTAGACGAGCGGAACGAGAAAATTGGGCGTAAGATCCGCGATGCGGAACTCGCCAAAAGCCCGTTCATGCTCATTATTGGAGAGAAAGAAGCTACTGACGGCACGATATCCGTTCGGGAACATGGCCAAGGCGATCTTGGCGTAATGACCCCAGCAGCGTTCACTGAATTGGTGAATGCACGGATAAAATTGCAACAAGGAATTTCAGATTAA
- a CDS encoding translation initiation factor IF-3 yields the protein MAGPFKRPSGGKSRRPFRGRVVKEDPHRINSKITGVNEVRVVGEGVEQGVFPIAHALRMAEEMGLDLVEISGSADPPVCRIIEYKKFLYDLKKKQKEIKAKQATIEMKEIRFGPNTDEHDINFKLKHTRKFLEEGHKVKAFVFFRGRSIVFKERGEILLLKFAQDLEDIGIVEAMPKLEGKRMIMYLIPKKKK from the coding sequence GTGGCAGGACCATTCAAACGCCCCAGTGGTGGCAAAAGCAGGCGACCATTCCGTGGTCGTGTAGTCAAGGAAGACCCACACCGGATCAACAGCAAGATCACAGGTGTGAACGAGGTCCGTGTGGTAGGAGAAGGCGTGGAACAAGGTGTATTTCCAATTGCCCATGCGCTGCGCATGGCAGAGGAGATGGGCCTTGATCTTGTGGAGATAAGTGGATCAGCGGATCCACCGGTATGTCGGATAATCGAGTACAAGAAGTTCTTGTACGACCTGAAGAAGAAACAGAAGGAGATCAAAGCCAAACAGGCTACCATTGAAATGAAGGAAATTCGTTTCGGCCCGAATACGGACGAACACGACATCAACTTCAAACTGAAACACACACGCAAGTTCTTGGAAGAGGGACATAAGGTCAAGGCCTTCGTTTTCTTCCGCGGAAGGAGCATCGTATTCAAGGAAAGAGGTGAGATACTGTTATTGAAGTTCGCACAGGATCTAGAAGATATCGGCATTGTGGAAGCAATGCCGAAGTTGGAAGGAAAGCGGATGATCATGTACTTGATCCCGAAGAAAAAGAAGTAA
- the rpmI gene encoding 50S ribosomal protein L35, translated as MPKMKTKSGAKKRFKLTGTGKIKRKHAFKNHILTKKDKKRKRSLTKKGLVHKSDHAAILDLIR; from the coding sequence ATGCCAAAGATGAAGACGAAGTCCGGTGCGAAAAAACGGTTCAAGTTGACCGGCACCGGCAAGATCAAGCGTAAGCACGCTTTCAAGAACCACATCCTTACCAAGAAAGACAAGAAGCGGAAACGCAGCTTGACCAAGAAAGGATTGGTACACAAGAGCGATCATGCCGCAATTCTTGATCTTATTCGATAG
- the rplT gene encoding 50S ribosomal protein L20, producing MPRSQNKVASKAKRKKVLAMAKGNFGRRKNVYTVAKNTVEKGLQHAYIGRKLKKREFRALWIQRINAATRMNGISYSVFMNGLKKANIDLDRKALAEIAFHDPTAFATIVNKVK from the coding sequence ATGCCACGTAGTCAGAATAAAGTAGCCAGTAAAGCAAAGAGGAAGAAGGTCCTCGCTATGGCCAAAGGCAACTTTGGTCGTCGTAAGAATGTATATACCGTAGCGAAGAACACGGTAGAAAAAGGCCTTCAGCACGCCTACATCGGTCGCAAATTGAAGAAGCGCGAATTCCGCGCATTGTGGATCCAGCGTATCAACGCTGCAACACGCATGAACGGCATTAGCTATAGCGTATTCATGAACGGTTTGAAAAAAGCCAACATCGACCTCGATAGGAAGGCATTGGCCGAGATCGCATTCCATGATCCGACCGCATTTGCTACGATCGTGAATAAAGTAAAATAA